One window of Marmota flaviventris isolate mMarFla1 chromosome 5, mMarFla1.hap1, whole genome shotgun sequence genomic DNA carries:
- the Faf2 gene encoding FAS-associated factor 2 isoform X1, translating into MAAPEERDLTQEQTEKLLQFQDLTGIESMDQCRHTLEQHNWNIEAAVQDRLNEQEGVPSVFNPPPSRPLQVNTADHRIYSYVVSRPQPRGLLGWGYYLIMLPFRFTYYTILDIFRFALRFIRPDPRSRVTDPVGDIVSFMHSFEEKYGRAHPVFYQGTYSQALNDAKRELRFLLVYLHGDDHQDSDEFCRNTLCAPEVISLINTRMLFWACSTNKPEGYRVSQALRENTYPFLAMIMLKDRRMTVVGRLEGLIQPDDLINQLTFIMDANQTYLVSERLEREERNQTQVLRQQQDEAYLASLRADQEKERKKREERERKRRKEEEVQQQKLAEERRRQNLQEEKERKLECLPPEPSPDDPESVKIIFKLPNDSRVERRFHFSQSLTVIHDFLFSLKESPEKFQIEANFPRRVLPCVPSEEWPTPPTLQEAGLSHTEVLFVQDLTDE; encoded by the exons gatCTGACTGGCATAGAGTCTATGGATCAATGTCGCCATACTTTGGAACAGCATAACTGGAACATAGAG gCTGCTGTACAAGACAGGCTGAATGAGCAAGAGGGTGTACCGAGTGTTTTCAACCCACCTCCATCCCGACCCCTACAGGTTAATACTGCTGACCACAGGATCTACAGCTATGTTGTCTCAAGACCACAACCAAGG GGGCTGCTTGGATGGGGTTATTACTTGATAATGCTTCCATTCCGGTTTACCTATTATACAATACTTGATATATTTAG GTTTGCTCTTCGTTTTATACGGCCTGACCCTCGCAGCCGGGTCACTGACCCCGTTGGGGACATTGTTTCATTTATGCACTCTTTTGAAGAGAAATATGGGAGGGCACACCCTGTCTTCTACCAGGGAACGTACAGCCAG GCACTTAATGATGCCAAGCGGGAGCTTCGCTTTCTTTTGGTTTATCTTCATGGAGATGACCACCAGGACTCTGATGAGTTCTGTCG CAATACTCTCTGTGCACCTGAAGTTATTTCACTAATAAATACGAGAATGCTGTTCTGGGCATGTTCTACAAACAAGCCTGAGGGATACAGGG TCTCACAGGCTTTACGAGAGAATACCTATCCATTCCTGGCCATGATTATGTTGAAGGATCGGAGAATGACTGTGGTGGGACGGTTAGAGGGCCTTATTCAACCCGATGACCTCATTAACCAGCTAACATTTATTATGGATGCAAACCAGACATACCTGGTGTCAGAACGCTTAGAAAG GGAAGAAAGGAACCAGACCCAGGTGCTGAGACAACAGCAGGATGAGGCCTATTTGGCCTCTCTCAGGGCTGaccaggagaaagaaaggaagaaaagggaggaacgGGAGCGGAAGCGGcggaaggaggaggaggtgcaACAGCAGAAGCTGGCAGAAGAGAGAAGGCGACAG aacttacaggaggaaaaggaaaggaagttgGAGTGCCTGCCTCCTGAGCCTTCCCCAGATGACCCTGAAAGTGTcaagataattttcaaattacCCAATGATTCTCGAGTAGAGAGACGATTCCACTTTTCACAGTCTCTAACA GTAATCCACGACTTCTTATTCTCCTTGAAGGAAAGCCCCGAAAAGTTTCAGATTGAAGCCAATTTTCCCAGGCGGGTACTGCCCTGTGTTCCTTCAGAGGAATGGCCCACCCCTCCTACACTGcaggaggcgggactcagccataCAGAAGTTCTCTTTGTTCAGGACCTAACAGACGAATGa
- the Faf2 gene encoding FAS-associated factor 2 isoform X2: MDQCRHTLEQHNWNIEAAVQDRLNEQEGVPSVFNPPPSRPLQVNTADHRIYSYVVSRPQPRGLLGWGYYLIMLPFRFTYYTILDIFRFALRFIRPDPRSRVTDPVGDIVSFMHSFEEKYGRAHPVFYQGTYSQALNDAKRELRFLLVYLHGDDHQDSDEFCRNTLCAPEVISLINTRMLFWACSTNKPEGYRVSQALRENTYPFLAMIMLKDRRMTVVGRLEGLIQPDDLINQLTFIMDANQTYLVSERLEREERNQTQVLRQQQDEAYLASLRADQEKERKKREERERKRRKEEEVQQQKLAEERRRQNLQEEKERKLECLPPEPSPDDPESVKIIFKLPNDSRVERRFHFSQSLTVIHDFLFSLKESPEKFQIEANFPRRVLPCVPSEEWPTPPTLQEAGLSHTEVLFVQDLTDE; this comes from the exons ATGGATCAATGTCGCCATACTTTGGAACAGCATAACTGGAACATAGAG gCTGCTGTACAAGACAGGCTGAATGAGCAAGAGGGTGTACCGAGTGTTTTCAACCCACCTCCATCCCGACCCCTACAGGTTAATACTGCTGACCACAGGATCTACAGCTATGTTGTCTCAAGACCACAACCAAGG GGGCTGCTTGGATGGGGTTATTACTTGATAATGCTTCCATTCCGGTTTACCTATTATACAATACTTGATATATTTAG GTTTGCTCTTCGTTTTATACGGCCTGACCCTCGCAGCCGGGTCACTGACCCCGTTGGGGACATTGTTTCATTTATGCACTCTTTTGAAGAGAAATATGGGAGGGCACACCCTGTCTTCTACCAGGGAACGTACAGCCAG GCACTTAATGATGCCAAGCGGGAGCTTCGCTTTCTTTTGGTTTATCTTCATGGAGATGACCACCAGGACTCTGATGAGTTCTGTCG CAATACTCTCTGTGCACCTGAAGTTATTTCACTAATAAATACGAGAATGCTGTTCTGGGCATGTTCTACAAACAAGCCTGAGGGATACAGGG TCTCACAGGCTTTACGAGAGAATACCTATCCATTCCTGGCCATGATTATGTTGAAGGATCGGAGAATGACTGTGGTGGGACGGTTAGAGGGCCTTATTCAACCCGATGACCTCATTAACCAGCTAACATTTATTATGGATGCAAACCAGACATACCTGGTGTCAGAACGCTTAGAAAG GGAAGAAAGGAACCAGACCCAGGTGCTGAGACAACAGCAGGATGAGGCCTATTTGGCCTCTCTCAGGGCTGaccaggagaaagaaaggaagaaaagggaggaacgGGAGCGGAAGCGGcggaaggaggaggaggtgcaACAGCAGAAGCTGGCAGAAGAGAGAAGGCGACAG aacttacaggaggaaaaggaaaggaagttgGAGTGCCTGCCTCCTGAGCCTTCCCCAGATGACCCTGAAAGTGTcaagataattttcaaattacCCAATGATTCTCGAGTAGAGAGACGATTCCACTTTTCACAGTCTCTAACA GTAATCCACGACTTCTTATTCTCCTTGAAGGAAAGCCCCGAAAAGTTTCAGATTGAAGCCAATTTTCCCAGGCGGGTACTGCCCTGTGTTCCTTCAGAGGAATGGCCCACCCCTCCTACACTGcaggaggcgggactcagccataCAGAAGTTCTCTTTGTTCAGGACCTAACAGACGAATGa